Below is a window of Salvelinus alpinus chromosome 5, SLU_Salpinus.1, whole genome shotgun sequence DNA.
ACAGTAATCACACAGACAtgctctctcccacacagtaaaGGTAGAAAGATACGAACAACCACCTGTTTGTGAGCTTGACTGTCTAATAAGTGATGGAGGTAGTACGAGAGGGATGAGGAAGAATAACAAACTAGAAGAGGAAACATACTGCAAGCTCTATTTGCTGATGAACAACAGCTAATAGATGGAAAGCAACCTGAGTCTCTCATGCTGCAGTCACAGGAAACAACATCAACCTCTCTGAAACCATTGATTAACCTGATATCAACATTTAGGATCAATAACAGGAGAGACTTTAGTGTTACGAGTACTTTATTGATTAATTTGATGAGATGATTGTGAGATGTGAGTCCTTttaaaagtgatattgaattcaCAGCAAGGGAAACAGTTTTAACTTCATTTTAGGAGCTTTGGAGAAGCAGTAGCAGCTCAGGCCACCATAATAGTGAATCAATGTTCACTGGTGCTGCCACCTTGTGGTATAACACTATTATTGACCAATCTTACATACCCGGTAATTAATAATTTGACATCAATTAAACAGGGGGGGATCTATAGGGGAGGCATGTTTGGTGAGAGGTATGCTGTTCCATTAAGATGATGCCTCCACATAAACCCATGCATAAACCCCCTCAGGCTGGTAAAGTGCCTTGTTCTTGACACTAGGGAGCAGTGCAGGTCCATGTGACTGACTGGTAAACGtatcttcaaatcaaatctaatcgaATTGTATTTTTCGCATGCATCGAATACAaccagtgtagaccttacagtgaaatgcttacttacaagcccttaaccaacaatactttTTAAAGAAAATTActgaaaaaaaagaaataaaagtaacaaataattaaagagcagtagtaaaataacaatagcgaggctgtatacagggggtagcggtacagagtcaatgtgcgggggcaccggttagtcgaggtaattgaggtaatatgtacatgtaggtagagttattaaagtgactatgcatagataataaacagagagtagcagcagcgtaaaagaaacagaaatgtaaatagtctgggtagccattttattagatgttcaggagtcttatggcttgaggctagaagcaccatcaagagcatcctgacctatataataggcggtgtcagaggaaagcccataaaattgtcagagtcacccaagtcatagactgttttctctgctaccgcacgggaagcggtaccggagcgccaagtctaggaccaaaaggctccttaacagcttctacccccaagccataagactgctgaacaattaatcaaatggccaccagaatattacattgaccccccagtccatttgttttgtacactgctgctactcgctgtttattatctattgatagtcacttcacccctacctacatgtatcccctgtatatataCCCTCGTTAtcattatgttattgtgttactttttatacttttttactttcgtttttttggtaaacattttcttaactcttcttgaactgcactgttggttaagggcttgtaagtaagcatttcacggtaaggtctacacttgttgtattcggcgcatgtgacaaataaagtttgattttgatttgaatagTTGTGCGAAGGATGTGGTTTTCTGCACTCCAATCCACAAGTCCACTCAGAGAAGTGAGGAGATAGTGGCCTGCACAGTCTGAAGTGCTGCCAGGTGCCTGGCCCCTAACAACGTGCCCCTTAGCAACCATCAATCAGGGCCAGGTCACACAGTTCAGGGAGAGTTTGAGAAGCCGGTCTAAGGTGCTCCTACACACTCAGGCTTCGGTCGTGGGGGATTGGGAGTGGAGTGAGCAGCTTGGAAGGGCTGTGAGGTGCTGATAACAGTCACCagcaaggaaggagagagagagtgtcccgGGGAGAGGAGTAAAGGACAGTTAGAGGTCAGATCAGACATCTTCTGGAACAGTTCCTCCCCTTCCCCCACTCCACACCCACCTTCCTTACACCCCCACATCCTGTTTGCCGTACTTGGCTGCATATGTTACCTGTTCCTGGCTCTAGGACTGGGGGACTGACGTGGGCACAGTCAGGGCTTTGTTGGCCCTGGCCGTACTTCTCACAGACCTCCCATTGTAACAGCTGGGCACTGCTGCCATGCATACCAACCCCCCTCACCTGCCCAGTGCGCCCACCCAGGTTGGGCCTCTGCCAGCCAAACTCTGGCTCTAGATCTAGGCCATGTCTCAGTTTGCCTGGGCCCAGTCAACAGACAAGGGTCTGGGCCCcaactctccttccttcccttaaACCTACGACAGGGACGGAGTGTCCCCTTTCACATACAATCATGATGTCTGACTGAGAGGGGCTTCAAAGAGGACTAGGTAAAGGCTTATAGGAGTATAAGCTCTTATTGTGTGGGGAGGCCGGACTGGAATGAGGATATTGATTTCAGAGAGTTGGCACCGCTGGCACTCAGAGGTTTATCTGCTCAGAGGGTGACTCATCCACCAcatcagacagagagggagagagagaaagatggaagatgtagggaaagagagaggagagagagagggataggcaaagagagatggagggaagcaGAGACACTCTAGACCTGACACATGGGCACCCACAGACAGGCCGTGATAGATGAAATCATCAGAGCACCCTAttgactgtactgtgtgtgtgtgtgtgtgtgtgtgtgtgtgtgtgtgtgtgtgtgtgtgtgtgtgtgtgtgtgtgtgtgtgtgtgtgtgtgtgtgtgtgtgtgtgtgtgtgtgtgtgtgtgtgtgtgtgtgtgtgtgtgtgtgtgtgtgtgtgtagggggatacagaggaagagagctTGGATCTCTTTGATGTTGTTGGAATGGAATGGTGGTCTAAGGTTACTAATGGATAAAGAGTACTGGAACGCTCGCTACTGTTTCCAACTCTGTTTTCAACTCAgacccagggtgtgtgtgtgtgtgagtgtgtgtgtgcgcctgggTGCTCATGCATGTTTGAATATGCTTGtgttttaaaggcccagtgcagctgatgaaactaacactgtaaaagtgtgaacaAATGTATCAGTGTTATCTCCTGATAGTTGCTGAATTAAAATACAATCTTCCACACAGGACCTTATAATTAGCAGGTTTGTATGGGTGGGAGTTttggctttccatggtgacatcaccgtgcagtaaattggttaataaaccaattaaattcttgcttgagaaatagtttagaatttttgcccattttaatggaaatctattacagtaaggtacttatgtgttacccagaaaatatttgatattgatataaaaaaaacagttgcattggacctttaatgtgTATGTGTGGGGTCTGGGACAGATtgaaaagaggagaggaatgggGTCAAGGTGTAGGGTTTGAATTCAGGAcaggaggagggtgtgtgtgagatACAGGTAGTCCTGGGTGGGCAGAGACAGGAGGGttaggagggggtgaggagaggagaggtgtggagGGGGTCAGAGAGGATATAGGGACGGACTAATCACCACATCAGCTTTGTTCCTCCCCCGGGGACAGACAACATTGGGACAGGCTGCCATTCAACTATACATCTCCTTActtcctttctctttctgtcccttCCTTTCAtcaagacagaaagggagagagatacagacagagtgaAGAACAGTGAGGGGTCTCTTTCAGAGCAGAAATAGAGTCTCTTAATTCACAGCAGCCCTTAGCCGATGACTGACTGACCGCTGTGAATTGCCTGCTATTGATACCACTCTATTCAGCCATCATTttctcttcctctatctctctttatcatttccccctgtccctctgtgtGCAATCTCATTTTGGGATCCTCATCCCCCCTGTGGTCCCCTAGTGGGTCTCAGCCAGGTCAGGGGAGTCCCTCCTCGTCTCTCTCAGCCCAACATGGTGACTCCGAGGTGGGGCTGGGTTCAGTGTGTTAGTGCCTGTTTGTCTGAggcacactgtcacgccctgatctgtttaacctgtccctgtgattgtctccaccccctccaggtgtcgcttatttcccccagtgtatttatccttgtgtttcctgtctctctgtgccagtttgtcttgtatgtttagtcaagtcaaccagtgtgtttttcacggtactccttttctattctctttttgctTGTCTTCCCTGTTTTGAccactgcctgactctggactactttcccacctgcctgatcatcctgcctgtcctgaccttgaatctgcgtgcccttcggtacctattggactccgaactggttttgaccttttccctatatacgaccattctcttgcctacccctttttggaTTAAACACATTATAAGACTCCAacaatctgcctcctgtgtctgcatctgggtctcaccttgtgccttGATACACACTGCCTAGCTCTGCGTGGCTGCATTGGACTGGTTAACCCCTCACACTCTACACTTACATCAGTGCCTATATAAAGTACACTCACTGTGCTGTGGTCATTGCAGGGTGCTCTATGTTGAGGGAGCTGTGATGTGGGATATCTTATACACTACTGGTCATTTATTGTGTAAGAATTTGTGTGTATGCGTTCTCACACCACTACTCAcagggatcttgtttgtgtgtgtccgtgGCATTGGCCctatgtgtggtgtggtgttaACCAGGGTTTTCACGTCCGTCCAGATGATAGAGTGCAGAGAGTGGGGAAGGTTTGTGGGCAGCCTGACACAGGGGTGAAACATTTCATCAGCATCCTCTACAACCCACGCCACAACAACACCAGCCAAATCTACAGTAcatctcctcacacacacacacacgcacgcacgcacgcacgcacgcacgcacgcacgcacgcacgcacgcacgcacgcacgcacacacacacacacacacacacacacacacacacacacacacacacacacacacacacacacacacacacacacacacacacacacacacacacacacacacacacacacacacctaagcaCCCAAACACCCAGTGCTAAAAAGGTGGAAAAGAGCATTTCAATTTGTCATATCTCATTAAGTAACAATATACACTGTGTTTGCTGGTTTAGCTCATGCATACTGTAAGGATCTAGGAGCTCTTTGAGCAGAGTGACTttggctgtctgtctgctggaCAGTGTAGCTCTGTACTGCCATGCCTGATGTCTTCCCCAGATCTGCACTACTCGTACTGTACATCATACTCCTGTTTCAGCCTCTATGACGGACAGATCATCTACAGGTCACAGTTCAAGGCAAGCCCCTTATACAGTCCTGTGCAGAGACATAAGTGTATATGAAAAGTAAATAATTAAACCCTAGAAATCATACAGTATTGTTTTGATTACATGTTTAATAGTGCTTTCTCAGATAAATAAAAAGCAGATCACAAACAGGGGTTTACAACACCTTCAAAATAAATATATCAAAACAAGTTTAACACAAGACCAGGAAATATAGGATTGTCAATGTGTAGCTTCATGTCTTCTCATCTTACAGATATTGATTGTTACTTTGTCATATGTTGGATGTAAAACAATAAAACCAGTTAAGGACTTCTGCTTGTATTTACATGcccagctctctctcactctctcagcttCAGTGAGGAAACATTCAATATTCACCACAAGTGGCCATTTTCTCATTTTCATGTCTCTGACCCCGTGTCCCCATCCCTAATTTCTCACCCCCCTAaaccttacctgaaccattcccTTTCTGTCATTATAATTGATACAACTCTACCAAATGCATCCGTTCCTGCCATACCTGTATGTCTCGACTAAACTTCCCCTACCTTTAGTCCTTCTTTGTTCCTTAGGACTTAGTGCCTCACCTCTCCCAGCCCCCCAGCCCTAGCCACTGCCCCACTCCAAAACTCTTACCACAgtactccctcctccctctcttcattccTCCCTCTACATCcctaccttcctctctccctctctagaaCTCGTACTGGGAGATGAACATGGTGATCTTGGTGATGTACCGCCCCATCTGGACCCCTTTCTCCAGCTCGGTCATCTCCACCTCTGCCTCCAGTGTAGCAGGGCCTTGCACCGGGCTCCCCAGCACCAGCTGGCCTGTCTGGCGGTCCGACCGCTGCACTGTAAAGTGGCGTCTGGCCTGCCCGCGGCCCAGCAGGGAGAAACGCAACGTGTCCCCCATGAGACGGAGGGCCGACACACGGAACATGGTGCGTGGTGCTGACAGGTTGGATACAACAGACAGGTAGTGGTGGGAGATGGAGTTAGGGGCCTGAGAGCACACCCTGTTGTCCACAGAGCAGGGGTTACGCTCACAACGCCTGGGGAACAGGGAAAGAGAAAATTATATAGGCATTGAGAGGTGTATTATTGCAAGAGAGTGATAAAGAGTTACATGTTATCAAATATATTCTTGATTAACTATAAGAGAAGGTACTCACAGGGGTGAGGTTTTGCTGTAGGTGGCGTTTCGTATGCGGGGGCAGTCCACACGTACACATTGGAACCCTCCGTAGGTGTTTATACACATCTGGTCCCGGGTGCAGTTATTCAGTCTGGTGGCACACTCATCTATGTCtacaggccagggagagagagggagaataatGTGTGTAAAagtgagggagggacagataaaaaaagacagagagaaaatagagagagcgagacagagaaataACTGATTTATTGTAATTGCctacaaaaacaaacatttattcagACCAgatgtatggtttgtttaattATTCAGCCAGTGGATAACAGAATTGCATGGAATTACAGATACAACGGATAGGAAATAATAGGAAACATTCATTATCCTTCAGCCAAGTTATCTTCTTTCTCTTTGTGGTAGACTATTCAAATGTTTAGTATTCATCTGGCATAACTGGCATGTTTTGAGCCAGAGGatttgatggtgtgtgtgtgtgtgtgtgtgtgtgtgtgcgtgcgtgcgtgttcagCATTTGAGACtttggtacagtgtgtgtgtgtgtgggtggtctCCTTTCACCTTTGCAGTTGCGTCCGTCGCGGGTGACATTGTATCCAGCGGGACAGGTACAGCGGTAGCCTCCAGGGGTGTTAACACAGGCATGTAAACACAGCCGGCCAGCCTGACCCATGTGGAACAACTCACACTCATCAatgtctgaaacacacacacacacacacacacacacacacacacacacacacacacacacacacacacacacacacacacacacacacacacacacacacacacacacacacacacacacacacacacacacacacacacacacacacacacacacacacacatatcaattGCCATTGATGTCAGTTACAGTATATAACATTATGTGGTCATACTGTGTGTCTTTTTATGTTACCATAGCAATGGTAGCTGATTGTGGTGTACCTGTGCAAGTGGTGCTGTCACGCCCAGAGATGGTGTATCCGGGGTCACAGGTGCAGTGGGTGGTGCCCTGGACCTGCGTACAGCGAGACGGACGGACAAACGGACCAACAGTCACAGCCGGGGGAGAGATGGCAGCAGCCGCAGAGGAGGTGGCAGACGAGGTGTTCGTCATGGTGACAAAGACTGGAgaaaaaagaaagagggagaaaaagaaagagaggaatgAGGAGAAGAGTGATACTAAGGATGATTCTCATTGATATGGAGGTTTCTGACTGCAGTCTGAGGGCATGGCCATCTAAACATCTCCATCTTCAAATCAGTACAGTGCAGCTTCTTTCTTTATAAAACACTATGGATACCATGTGAACAAAGAGTTACAAATTAACTATTGGTTCCCAGGGTAACCACAGTGTTTGGAACAGTGTTGTGTTTgagaccacctaaagcgagaccGATTCATGACCAAGACCGGAGCAAATCTCGtctgagtcaagaccgagaccagagGGGGACAATGGGtacgagaccgagtcaagaccaagaccagaaAATGggagtccaattcaagaccatgattgtaattATGTCAAATTGCCACCATAATAGCagttcaaaatgtccagtatttctgtgtttatatttcagaagaacatatGGATTCTTTATACATTCAGAATGATGAAAAAAAGGCAGGCTGAGGGATAATAGAGCCACTCTACAATTTGTGAATAACCCAAACACAGTGTGGAATAATGAGGGCCTTCTACACCTTCAGAGAAGGgctaaggatttataaaataaCTATAATTAATTATATTATTTTTTTCAATTAAGTTTTTGTTGGAAAGGAAACGGTTAAcactggagagaaaaaaagatccaatcaggatttttctttgctggtctctggggagataaatctagctagctaagtcagccattggctaggccatcagaagctagatagcctccaacactctactcaacaaattggatgcagtctatcacagtgccatccgttttgtcaccaaagccccatatactacccaccactgtagcctgtacgctctcgttggctggccctcgcttcatactcgttgccaaacccactggctccaggtcatctacaagtctttgctaggtaaagcaccgccttatctcagctcactggtcaccatagcagcacccacccatagcacgcgctccagcaggtatatttcattggtcacccccaaagccaattcctcctttggccgcctttccttccagttctctgctgccaatgactggaacaaactgcaaaaatcactgaagctggagactcatatctccctcactaactttaagcaccagctgtcagagcagctcacagatcactgcacctgtacatagcccatctgtaaatagcccatccccatactgtatttatcttgctcctttgcaccccagtatctctacttgcacattcatcttctgcacaccctaccattccagtgtttaattgctatattgtaattacttcgccaccatggcctatttattgccttacctcccttatcttacctcatttgcacacaatgtatatataattttttccactgtattattgactgtatgtttgtttattcctagtgtaactccgtgttgttgtatgtgtcgaactgctttgctttatcttggccaggtcgcagttgtaaatgagaacttgttctcaactagcctacctggttaaataaaggtgaaataaaaaatagataCATAGAAGGCCTCTGCCATTCAACTGAATCAGGGCAACattttggagtgacagtggaatcaaccaatcacattttgacttgtAATGGGTGGACTgttttttacaaaaaaaatatggAAACATCTGCTTTCTGAAAAGCTGACAGGTCACTGCGCAATAGCAAGCAGTAGTTTTCCTATggtgtagctagctatcttttGTTGTAGGCTAGTTTGTAGcggctgcagcaggtgttatAGAAGAGGATGTTActaatttgttagcttctcccttttcaagaataacttCTTGAATAAGTCCAAATTTATCCTCATCTTTTGAGTGGAactgtttattttatttcagctcccttgctgttgttagccatctctttgaaaataacttatgtgtgaaacattgttgcatttaaactttaggtcaccggttactttgtgtgctaaaCGTTAAATATTTTTTGCAATGGAAATTAATAGTTGTACATTTCGATTAAGAAATGCTTAGCCTAATGGTTGTGTTTTAGTATTCTTATGATTGGAACCCACTGGCTTACTATGTCAGAGTGATTGGACTGCTTattctttaacatcatgctgtgtgtgactgctgtctttccatcggccctatgccgTGGTGTAGTTGAACCTGGAGAGGTAGGTATACTCACATTTTGCAAAAGAAATCTCAAATGGCCTGCCAAGCGAAGGAAAAATCTTATGTTCTTCTATGTTTTTTAGATTTGCATTCTCTAAAtcacacctttttttttttaatagaaaaacaacaaaaatgtgacgttctaagtccacaacaatgcttaaagcACATCAGGAGACCCTTTTGGAGGTCTgacaatataaataatatatatttttgtcataATCATGTATTCTTTTTCTGTTTTtgctcaatctgattgggtggttctggctccccagtgggtgggcctgtgtcCACCCAGGCCCACCAATGCCTACGCCACTGATGCAAACAGGGTATGATGACTGAATCGCTCATCACAATAGCCTACTGACTTTGGATCAAACCCTTGTCAATACCTtgtttgcatacccattgttgccatagttagcatttactggtagatatcataCATTGAAAAGTATTTCCAACCTACCCTACAGGCTACCAATGTCATTTTTCTGTGAGCTGCTCTATGCCAAAAAAACAGTTGAGAGCTGTGCGCTCTTGCTGCCTGCAGATGACATTCCGTTGAAACTAGGCTATGTGTGCGGCGCGTGTGAATATTCAGCTCTGGAAgaaattaagagaccactgcaaaattatcagtttctctggttttactatttataggtatgtgt
It encodes the following:
- the LOC139576122 gene encoding fibulin-7, whose protein sequence is MIWTHAVIVFLCLCPIHAAFGQDCPSRQDMQSSLKQVQKLLSTHEAAYLQSLRTLRKKLNLLQNTATKQTGKANNDTCLKLDTPANSRKLGKAQTPGHEVHFLCDVGYELVGAESRMCQESLTWSGQQPTCRNINECALSPCLNGGTCVNEVNQFSCTCTKGWAGATCQSPVPTFFVTMTNTSSATSSAAAAISPPAVTVGPFVRPSRCTQVQGTTHCTCDPGYTISGRDSTTCTDIDECELFHMGQAGRLCLHACVNTPGGYRCTCPAGYNVTRDGRNCKDIDECATRLNNCTRDQMCINTYGGFQCVRVDCPRIRNATYSKTSPLRCERNPCSVDNRVCSQAPNSISHHYLSVVSNLSAPRTMFRVSALRLMGDTLRFSLLGRGQARRHFTVQRSDRQTGQLVLGSPVQGPATLEAEVEMTELEKGVQMGRYITKITMFISQYEF